In the Sus scrofa isolate TJ Tabasco breed Duroc chromosome 6, Sscrofa11.1, whole genome shotgun sequence genome, one interval contains:
- the HIPK4 gene encoding homeodomain-interacting protein kinase 4: MATIQSETDCYDIIEVLGKGTFGEVAKGWRRSTGEMVAIKILKNDAYRNRIIKNELKLLRCMRGLDPEEAHVIRFLEFFHDALKFYLVFELLEQNLFEFQKENNFAPLPARHIRTVTLQVLRALARLKELAIIHADLKPENIMLVDQTRCPFRVKVIDFGSASIFSEVRYVKEPYIQSRFYRAPEILLGLPFCEKVDVWSLGCVMAELHLGWPLYPGNNEYDQVRYICETQGLPKPHLLHAARKAHHFFKRNPHPDATNPWQLKSSADYLAETKVRPLERRKYMLKSLDQIETVNGGGAASRLTFPDREALAELADLKSMVELIKRMLTWESHERISPSAALRHPFVSMQQLRSAHETTRYYQLSLRGCRLSLQVEGKPPTSVVAAVEDGPPYYCLAEEEEAVGLGSAGGSGPFFREEKAPGMQRAIDQLDDLSLQEAGRGLWGETRAEVVPDMLAPLKAAAAVGRRVPDSGPEPILAFYGSRLAGRHKARKPPAGSKSDSNFSNLIRLSQASPEDDAPCRGSGWAEGERRGASAEPPAIPQREGDGPDIKDLTMDAERPGPELFDPSSCPGEWLSEPDWTLDGIRGPRAQGLPPRHTHPHGPPRATSFLQHVGGHH, translated from the exons ATGGCCACCATCCAGTCGGAGACCGACTGCTACGACATCATCGAGGTGCTAGGCAAGGGCACCTTCGGGGAGGTGGCCAAGGGCTGGCGGCGAAGCACGGGAGAGATGGTGGCCATCAAGATCCTGAAGAACGACGCCTACCGCAACCGCATCATCAAGAACGAGCTGAAGCTGCTGCGGTGCATGAGGGGCTTGGACCCGGAGGAGGCCCACGTCATCCGCTTCCTCGAGTTCTTCCACGATGCCCTCAAGTTCTACCTGGTCTTCGAGCTGCTGGAGCAAAACCTCTtcgaattccagaaggagaacaaCTTCgcgcccctccccgcccgccaCATCCGCACGGTCACCCTGCAGGTGCTCAGAGCCCTGGCCCGGCTCAAGGAGCTGGCCATCATCCACGCCGACCTCAAGCCCGAGAACATCATGCTGGTGGACCAGACCCGCTGCCCCTTCAGGGTCAAG GTGATCGACTTTGGCTCGGCCAGCATATTCAGCGAGGTGCGCTACGTGAAGGAGCCGTACATCCAATCTCGCTTCTACCGGGCCCCAGAGATCCTGCTGGGGCTGCCCTTCTGCGAGAAGGTGGACGTGTGGTCCCTGGGCTGCGTCATGGCCGAGCTGCACCTGGGCTGGCCCCTCTACCCGGGGAACAACGAGTACGACCAGGTGCGCTACATCTGCGAGACGCAGGGCCTGCCCAAGCCTCACCTGCTGCACGCCGCCCGCAAGGCCCACCACTTCTTCAAGCGCAACCCCCACCCCGACGCCACCAACCCCTGGCAGCTTAAGTCCTCGGCTGACTACCTGGCTGAGACCAAG GTGCGCCCACTGGAGCGCCGTAAGTACATGCTCAAGTCACTGGACCAAATTGAGACAGTGAACGGAGGTGGGGCGGCCAGTCGGCTGACCTTCCCAGACCGCGAGGCGCTAGCCGAGCTCGCCGACCTCAAGAGCATGGTGGAGCTGATCAAGCGCATGCTGACATGGGAATCGCACGAACGCATCAGCCCCAGCGCGGCCCTGCGCCACCCCTTCGTGTCCATGCAGCAGCTGCGCAGCGCCCACGAGACCACCCGCTACTACCAGCTCTCCCTGCGTGGCTGCCGCCTCTCTCTGCAGGTGGAGGGCAAGCCACCCACATCTGTTGTGGCTGCTGTGGAAGATGGGCCCCCCTACTACTGCCTGgcggaggaggaagaggctgtgGGCCTGGGCAGTGCAGGGGGTAGCGGGCCCTTCTTCCGCGAGGAGAAGGCACCGGGCATGCAGAGGGCCATCGATCAGCTGGATGACCTGAGTTTGCAGGAGGCAGGGCGTGGGCTGTGGGGTGAGACGCGCGCCGAAGTGGTCCCCGACATGCTGGCCCCGCTCAAGGCAGCCGCTGCAGTGGGCCGCCGGGTGCCCGACTCTGGCCCGGAGCCCATCCTGGCCTTCTATGGCAGCCGTCTGGCGGGTCGCCACAAGGCCCGCAAGCCACCTGCAGGCTCCAAGTCTGACTCCAACTTCAGCAACCTGATCCGGCTGAGCCAGGCCTCGCCCGAGGATGATGCGCCCTGCCGGGGCAGCGGCTGGGCTGAAGGGGAGCGCCGAGGGGCCTCTGCCGAGCCTCCCGCCATCCCGCAGCGGGAGGGGGATGGGCCGGACATCAAGGACTTGACCATGGACGCTGAG AGGCCAGGCCCTGAGCTCTTCGACCCCAGCAGCTGTCCTGGGGAATGGCTAAGTGAGCCAGACTGGACCCTGGATGGCATCCGGGGGCCACGGGCTCAGGGGCTCCCACCACGCCACACCCACCCTCATGGTCCACCCAGGGCCACCAGTTTTCTGCAGCACGTCGGTGGGCACCACTGA
- the PRX gene encoding LOW QUALITY PROTEIN: periaxin (The sequence of the model RefSeq protein was modified relative to this genomic sequence to represent the inferred CDS: inserted 2 bases in 2 codons), which produces MEARSRSAEELRRAELVEIIVETEAQTGVSGINVAGGGKEGIFVRELREDSPAAKSLSLQEGDQLLSARVFFENFKYEDALRLLQCAEPYKVSFCLKRTVPTGDLALRPGTVAGYEIKGPRAKVAKLNIQSLSPVKKKKMVVPGALGVPADLAPVDVEFSFPKFSRLRRGLKAEAVKGPVPAAPTRRRLQLPRLRVREVAEEAQVARLAAAAPPPRKAKAEAEVAAGARFTAPQVELVGPRLPGAGVAVPQVSAPKGREVAPAAEAAGGFALHLPTLGLGAPAEPAVEPAAVGIQLPQVELPSLPSLPTLPTLPCLETREGAVAVTVPTLDVAAPTVGVDLALPGAEVEAPVEAPEVALKMPRLGFPRFGARAKEVAEAKVAKDSLEARAKVPRLRMPTFGLSLLEPRPTAPEAVESKLKLPTIKMPSFGIGVSPPEVKVPKAPEVKLPKAPEVKLPKMPEAALPDVRLPEVELPKVPEMKLPKVPEMAVPEVRLPEVQLPKVPEMKLPKVPEVKLPKVPEMAVPEVQLPEVQLPKVPEMKLPKVPEMKLPEMKLPEMKLPEMKLPKVPEMAVPEVQLPEVQLPKVPEMKLPEMKLPKVPEMAVPEVRLPEVQLPKVSEAKLPKVPEMVVPDVHLPEVQLPKVSEMKVPDVKLPEMKLPEIKLPKVPEMVVPDVHLPEVQLPKVSEMRLPEVQAPKVPEVHLPKAPEVKLPKAPEVPLKFAGAEQAEGLEFGFKMPKMTMPKLGRPVSPLRGKPGEAGAEVSGKLVTLPCLQPEVGGEARVSAPSLTLPSVELDLPGALGLEGHVPAAEVGKGEQAGAPGVVAGVGEVAFRLPSVEIVTPQLPTAEVEEGQVEATEMKVKPSSKFSLPKFGLSGPKVTKAEAEGAGRATKLKVSKFAISLPKARVGTEAEAKGPGEAGLLPALDLSIPQLSLDAHPPTGKVEVAGADVKLKGPRFALPKFGVKGRDTEAGDLVPGVAEVEGKGRGWDGKVKMPKLKMPSFGLARGKEAEIQSGRVSPGEKPESIAGQLKIPEVELVTLGAQEEGGAEGXVAVSGGQLSGLQVSTARQMVPEGQAGGPRMPLGLSLPQVELTXFGEADLGTTPGQQAECAAPPAEGTAGYRVQVPQVTLSLPGAQVVGSELLVGEGVFKMPAVTVPQLELDVGLSREAATGEGGLRLKMPTLGARAGAGGEGPGDQPPGAERTLHLSLPDVELSPPTVGSRAEYQVAEGEGDAGHKLKVRLPRFGLARAKEGVEEGEKAKSPKLRLPRVGFSQSEAVTGEGSPSPEEEEEEGGGEGVLGRRGRVRVRLPRVGLAAPSKASRGQEGEAAPKSPGGEKSPKFRFPRVSLSPKARSGSGDQEEGGFRVRLPSVGFSETGPPGPARMEGAQAAVI; this is translated from the exons ATGGAGGCCAGGAGCCGGAGTGCTGAG GAGCTGAGGCGGGCGGAATTGGTGGAGATCATCGTGGAAACGGAGGCGCAGACTGGGGTCAGCGGCATCAACGTAGCGGGCGGCGGCAAGGAGGGAATCTTCGTCCGGGAGCTCCGCGAGGATTCGCCGGCGGCCAAGAGCCTCAGCTTGCAGGAAG GGGACCAGCTGCTGAGCGCCCGCGTGTTCTTTGAGAACTTCAAGTATGAGGACGCACTACGCCTGCTGCAATGCGCCGAGCCTTACAAGGTCTCCTTCTGCCTGAAGCGCACTGTGCCCACCGGGGACCTGGCGCTGCGGCCCGGGACCGTGGCCGGCTACGAGATCAAGGGCCCGCGGGCCAAAGTGGCCAAGCTG aacATCCAGAGTCTGTCCCctgtgaagaagaagaagatggtggtgcctggggccctgggggtcCCTGCAGACCTGGCCCCCGTTGACGTCGAATTCTCCTTTCCCAAGTTCTCCCGTCTGCGTCGAGGCCTCAAAGCCGAGGCTGTCAAGGGTCCCGTCCCGGCTGCCCCCACCCGCCGGCGCCTCCAGCTGCCTCGGCTGCGTGTCCGAGAAGTGGCCGAAGAGGCCCAGGTAGCCCGGCTGGCCGCCGCTGCTCCTCCCCCCAGGAAGGCCAAAGCAGAGGCCGAGGTGGCAGCAGGAGCTCGTTTCACAGCTCCCCAGGTGGAGCTGGTTGGGCCCCGGCTGCCAGGCGCCGGGGTGGCTGTCCCCCAGGTCTCAGCCCCCAAGGGGCGGGAGGTGGCCCCTGCAGCAGAGGCCGCCGGTGGCTTTGCCCTCCACCTGCCAACCCTTGGGCTAGGAGCCCCAGCAGAACCTGCTGTGGAGCCTGCGGCTGTAGGGATCCAGCTGCCCCAAGTGGAGCTGCCCTCCTTGCCCTCACTGCCCACTCTGCCCACACTTCCCTGCCTGGAGACCCGGGAAGGGGCTGTGGCAGTGACGGTGCCCACCCTGGATGTGGCAGCACCTACAGTGGGGGTGGACCTGGCCTTGCCTGGTGCAGAGGTAGAGGCCCCAGTAGAGGCACCTGAGGTGGCCCTGAAGATGCCCCGCCTCGGTTTCCCCCGGTTTGGGGCTCGAGCAAAGGAAGTCGCTGAGGCCAAGGTGGCCAAGGACAGCCTTGAGGCAAGGGCAAAGGTGCCCAGACTTCGAATGCCCACCTTCGGGCTTTCCCTCCTGGAGCCCCGGCCCACTGCCCCTGAAGCCGTTGAGAGCAAGCTGAAGCTGCCCACCATCAAGATGCCCTCCTTTGGCATCGGGGTCTCGCCGCCTGAGGTCAAGGTACCCAAGGCACCTGAGGTGAAACTCCCCAAGGCCCCAGAAGTCAAGCTCCCCAAAATGCCAGAGGCAGCCCTTCCAGATGTGCGACTCCCAGAGGTGGAGCTCCCCAAAGTGCCAGAGATGAAACTCCCAAAGGTGCCCGAGATGGCTGTGCCAGAGGTGAGGCTTCCAGAAGTTCAGCTGCCAAAAGTCCCCGAGATGAAGCTCCCAAAGGTGCCCGAGGTGAAACTCCCGAAGGTGCCCGAGATGGCCGTGCCAGAGGTGCAGCTCCCAGAAGTGCAGCTCCCGAAAGTCCCCGAGATGAAGCTGCCGAAGGTGCCCGAGATGAAGCTCCCTGAGATGAAGCTCCCCGAGATGAAGCTCCCTGAGATGAAGCTCCCGAAGGTGCCCGAGATGGCCGTGCCAGAAGTGCAGCTCCCAGAAGTGCAGCTCCCGAAAGTTCCTGAGATGAAGCTCCCTGAGATGAAGCTCCCGAAGGTGCCTGAGATGGCTGTGCCCGAGGTGCGACTcccagaggtgcagctgccgaaAGTCTCGGAGGCGAAACTCCCGAAAGTGCCGGAGATGGTCGTGCCGGACGTGCACCTcccagaggtgcagctgccaaaAGTCTCCGAGATGAAAGTCCCCGACGTGAAACTCCCTGAAATGAAGCTCCCGGAGATAAAACTCCCCAAGGTGCCCGAGATGGTCGTGCCCGATGTGCACCTCCCAGAAGTGCAACTGCCAAAGGTATCAGAGATGCGGCTGCCGGAAGTGCAGGCGCCAAAGGTCCCAGAGGTGCACCTGCCAAAGGCACCTGAGGTGAAGCTGCCCAAGGCTCCAGAAGTGCCGCTAAAATTTGCTGGGGCAGAGCAGGCAGAGGGGCTGGAATTTGGCTTCAAGATGCCTAAGATGACCATGCCCAAGCTAGGGAGGCCAGTGTCCCCATTGAGAGGGAAGCCAGGTGAGGCAGGGGCTGAGGTCTCAGGGAAGCTGGTGACACTTCCATGTCTGCAGCCGGAGGTGGGCGGCGAGGCTCGTGTGAGTGCCCCCTCTCTCACACTGCCCTCAGTGGAGCTAGACCTGCCTGGGGCCCTCGGCCTGGAGGGGCACGTCCCGGCCGCTGAAGTGGGTAAGGGGGAGCAGGCAGGGGCCCCTGGGGTGGTAGCAGGGGTCGGGGAAGTGGCCTTCCGGTTGCCTTCTGTTGAGATTGTCACTCCACAGCTGCCCACAGCGGAAGTCGAAGAAGGGCAGGTAGAGGCGACGGAGATGAAAGTCAAACCCTCCTCCAAGTTCTCGCTGCCCAAGTTTGGACTCTCAGGGCCAAAGGTGACCAAGGCAGAAGCTGAGGGGGCCGGTCGGGCCACCAAGCTGAAGGTGTCCAAGTTTGCCATCTCACTCCCCAAGGCTCGGGTGGGGACCGAGGCGGAGGCCAAAGGGCCGGGGGAGGCAGGCCTGCTGCCCGCCCTCGATCTGTCCATCCCACAGCTCAGCCTGGATGCCCATCCGCCCACGGGCAAGGTGGAGGTGGCGGGGGCCGATGTCAAGCTCAAGGGGCCCAGGTTTGCCCTGCCCAAGTTTGGGGTCAAAGGCCGGGACACCGAGGCAGGAGATCTGGTGCCAGGGGTGGCCGAGGTGGAGGGCAAGGGCAGGGGTTGGGATGGGAAGGTGAAGATGCCCAAGCTGAAGATGCCCTCCTTTGGGCTTGCTCGAGGGAAGGAAGCAGAAATCCAGAGTGGGCGCGTCAGCCCCGGGGAAAAGCCAGAGTCTATAGCTGGGCAGCTGAAGATCCCTGAGGTGGAATTGGTCACTCTGGGGGCCCAGGAGGAAGGGGGGGCAGAAG GGGTAGCTGTCAGTGGAGGACAGCTGTCAGGCCTTCAAGTGTCCACAGCCAGGCAGATGGTCCctgagggccaggctgggggacCGAGGATGCCGCtgggcctctccctgccccaggtGGAGCTGA GCTTTGGGGAGGCTGACCTGGGCACCACTCCAGGGCAGCAGGCTGAGTGTGCAGCCCCTCCAGCAGAGGGCACAGCAGGGTACAGGGTCCAGGTGCCTCAGGTGACCTTGTCTCTACCTGGAGCCCAGGTGGTGGGTAGTGAGCTTTTGGTGGGCGAGGGTGTCTTTAAGATGCCTGCTGTGACAGTGCCCCAGCTTGAGCTGGATGTGGGGCTGAGCCGAGAGGCAGCCACAGGTGAGGGTGGGCTGAGGCTGAAGATGCCTACGCTGGGggccagagctggggctgggggcgaggGGCCTGGGGACCAGCCCCCAGGGGCCGAGCGTACCTTGCATCTCTCACTGCCTGATGTGGAGCTCTCCCCGCCCACCGTGGGTAGCCGCGCTGAGTACCAGGTGGCAGAGGGCGAGGGCGATGCTGGACACAAGCTCAAGGTACGGCTGCCCCGGTTTGGCCTGGCACGGGCCAAGGAGGGAGTTGAGGAGGGCGAGAAGGCCAAGAGCCCCAAACTGAGGCTGCCCCGCGTGGGCTTCAGCCAGAGCGAGGCAGTCACCGGGGAAGGCTCCCCGAGcccggaggaggaggaagaggagggtggcGGGGAAGGGGTCTTGGGGCGCCGAGGCCGGGTCCGAGTCCGCTTGCCCCGAGTGGGCCTGGCTGCGCCTTCCAAAGCCTCtcgggggcaggagggggaggcagcCCCCAAATCACCTGGCGGGGAGAAGTCACCCAAGTTCCGCTTTCCCCGGGTGTCCCTAAGCCCCAAGGCCCGGAGCGGGAGTGGGGACCAGGAAGAGGGTGGATTCCGGGTCCGGCTGCCCAGCGTGGGATTTTCGGAGACCgggcccccaggccctgccaggATGGAGGGGGCTCAGGCTGCCGTTATCTGA
- the SERTAD1 gene encoding SERTA domain-containing protein 1 has product MMLSKGLKRKREEEEEEEKEALAVDAWWLDSGHPAVAQAPQSVASSSLFDLSVLKLHHSLRQSEPDLRHLVLVVNTLRRIQASMAPAAALPPVPTPPTSPGVVDNLLTSSDAALSASMASLLEDLSHIEGLSQAPQPLVDEGPPGRPTGGAPPSLGALDLLGPATGCLLDDGLEGLFEDIDTSMYDSELWAPASEGHKSSPEGGPGKEEAPELDEAELDYLMDVLVGTQALERPPGPGR; this is encoded by the coding sequence ATGATGCTGAGCAAGGGCCTGAAGCGAaagcgggaggaggaggaggaggaggagaaggaagcccTGGCAGTTGACGCCTGGTGGCTGGATTCTGGCCACCCAGCAGTGGCACAGGCACCCCAGTCGGTGGCCTCCAGTTCCCTCTTCGACCTTTCGGTGCTCAAGCTCCATCACAGCCTGCGGCAGAGTGAGCCGGACCTGCGGCACCTGGTGCTGGTTGTGAACACGCTACGGCGAATCCAGGCGTCCATGGCACCCGCGGCTGCTCTGCCACCTGTGCCCACCCCGCCTACATCCCCTGGTGTGGTGGACAACCTGCTGACCAGCTCGGACGCCGCCCTCTCGGCCTCCATGGCCAGCCTCCTGGAGGACCTCAGCCATATTGAGGGCCTGAGTcaggccccccagcccctggtagaTGAGGGGCCACCAGGCCGCCCCACTGGGGGAGCCCCACCCAGCCTGGGTGCCTTGGACCTACTGGGCCCGGCCACTGGCTGTCTGCTGGACGATGGGCTTGAGGGCCTGTTTGAGGACATTGACACCTCCATGTATGACAGTGAACTTTGGGCACCAGCCTCTGAGGGCCACAAATCCAGCCCGGAGGGTGGGCCAGGCAAGGAGGAAGCTCCAGAGCTGGACGAGGCCGAGCTGGACTACCTCATGGACGTGCTGGTAGGCACACAGGCACTGGAGCGGCCACCAGGGCCGGGGCGCTGA
- the SERTAD3 gene encoding SERTA domain-containing protein 3, producing the protein MVGLKRKHSDLEEEEEDEKWDWSPTGLRSYQQALLRISLDKVQRSLGPRAPSLRRHVLIHNTLQQLQAALCLTPAPALPPEPLFLGEEDFSLSTTIGSILRELETSMDETEPPPNPVAPPGPQNEVLPQPDPVFLEALSSRYLGDSGLDDFFLDIDTSAVEKEPALTPPEPPHNLFCAPGSWEWNELDHIMEIILGS; encoded by the coding sequence ATGGTAGGCTTGAAGAGGAAACACTCAGatttggaggaggaagaagaggatgagaAGTGGGACTGGAGTCCCACAGGCCTTCGGAGCTACCAGCAAGCCCTGCTCCGCATCTCCCTAGACAAAGTCCAGCGAAGCCTGGGCCCCCGAGCACCCAGCCTTCGAAGGCATGTCCTCATCCACAACACCCTCCAACAACTCCAAGCAGCGCTTTGCCTGACGCCtgcacctgccctgccccccgAGCCCCTCTTCCTGGGCGAGGAGGACTTCTCCCTGTCGACCACCATCGGCTCTATTCTCAGGGAGCTGGAGACCTCCATGGATGAGACTGAGCCCCCTCCCAATCCAGTGGCTCCCCCAGGTCCCCAGAATGAAGTATTGCCCCAGCCCGATCCGGTCTTCTTAGAAGCTCTGAGCTCCCGGTACCTAGGGGACTCCGGCCTGGATGACTTCTTCCTGGACATTGACACATCGGCAGTGGAGAAGGAGCCTGCACTGACCCCACCCGAGCCTCCTCACAACCTCTTCTGTGCCCCAGGTTCCTGGGAGTGGAATGAACTAGATCACATCATGGAAATCATTCTGGGATCCTAA